A region from the Benincasa hispida cultivar B227 chromosome 8, ASM972705v1, whole genome shotgun sequence genome encodes:
- the LOC120083900 gene encoding egg cell-secreted protein 1.4-like, with the protein MASIFKLFLAMSFLALTFKVMVESRPNPKTSLTSELMVNGEISDCWGSLYDLQACTGEVITFFLNGETYLGSNCCQAIKIIQHECWPTLLGSLGYTTEEGDVLEAYCDTTIDTDISTMSSLQLAMAPSIKQKNEPKIFAP; encoded by the coding sequence ATGGCTAGCATCTTCAAACTCTTCCTCGCTATGTCCTTTTTAGCTCTTACGTTCAAAGTTATGGTTGAATCAAGGCCAAACCCTAAAACAAGTTTAACATCAGAACTAATGGTTAATGGTGAGATATCGGACTGTTGGGGATCTTTATATGACCTCCAAGCATGTACTGGTGAAGTTATCACATTTTTTCTCAATGGTGAAACGTATTTAGGTTCCAATTGTTGTCAAGCCATCAAAATCATTCAACATGAGTGTTGGCCTACTTTGCTTGGTTCTTTAGGATACACAACTGAAGAAGGTGATGTACTTGAAGCCTATTGTGATACCACGATTGATACTGATATTTCAACAATGTCATCTCTTCAGTTGGCAATGGCACCTTCTATCAAGCAAAAGAATGAGCCTAAAATCTTCGCTCCATGA